The DNA window TAACCAGACGACGATTATCGATTTGTTTCCGCGCAAACCGGGTACGGACAAAATAGCCACGGATAAAGTCGACGGTAATCTCAATCACTTCTGTTTAGTCGTGGATAAAGAGAACTTCGTCGCTGTGCTCGATGACTTGCGACGGGGTGAAATTTCCGTGGGTGAAGGGCCGGTGTCGCGCTGGGGCGCGCAGGGGCAAGCGACGTCGGTTTATTTTCTCGATCCCGATGGCAACGAGATCGAGATTCGTTGTTATTGAGTTGAGTTGCGAATTTACGCCACAGCGGCTTTTTCGACCTTGATCTTGACGATGCGCCGGCCTTCCATGTCGACAATGGTGAGTTTGTAGCCGAATTCTTCCACCCACTCGCCGCCGCGCGGGATCCGCTTCAGCCGTTCGAGCATGAAGCCGGCCAACGTGTGATAGTCCGGCGATTCTTCGAAGGGCAAGTCGAAATCGGCGCGCAGATCTTTGAGCATGGCCGAGCCTTGAATGACCATGGAGCCGTCCGGCAGCCGTTCGACAGGGCCGCGTTCTTCGCGGTCGTACTCATCGCGGATTTCGCCGACGATTTCCTCGACCAAGTCTTCCAAGGTGACCACGCCTTCGACTTCGCCAAATTCGTTGACCACCAAAGCCATCGCTAAGTGGCGGCGCTGGAGCTGCTTTAACAATTCGCTAGTCGGTAAGGTGCTGGGCACGAAGAACGCTTGATGCAAGTGATCGCGGATGTGGAAGTCGCTGCGCTCTTGGAGCGCTTTGAAAACGTCCTTGTTGTAGAGAATACCAATGATCTTGTCCAATTCGCCTTCGTAAACCGGAATGCGCGAGAAGCCGCAGTCGACGATATTTTTCGCTACCTCGGCCAACGAGGCGTGCACTTCGATGGCATGGATTTCCGTGCGGGGTTTCATAACCGCTTTGACCGGCGTGTCGCTGAATTCAAAGACGCTATGAATCAACTGCCTTTCGGTCTCGTTGAAAATCCCCTGGGCGGCGCCCTCGCGGATCAACGATTTAACTTCATCCACTGAGATGAAGCTGGCGTGGCCGCTGTCGCTGCCGCCGAAGATGCGCAGCACGAAGTTACTCGACGCCATGAGGATTTTGACGAAAAATGAGCTTAAGCGCGCTAGCAATTCGATGGGCCGGGCGACGCCGCAGGCGATCTGCTCGGAAAATCTCAGCGCCAGCGATTTGGGTACTAGTTCGCCGAGGACCAAAGATAAATAGGAAATCGGCAGGACGACGATCAACAAAGCGATCGCTTCAGCCCAGCGAGCGACCAGCGGAATCGGCAGCTCGGCGATTTGCGGTTTCAAAAAGCCGATGGCCGTGGCGCCGCCCAGGGCGGAGGCGAAGGAGCTGACGATCGTCACGCCGATCTGTACGGTGGCGAGAAAGCGATCGGGATCGTTTTTCAACCGCGCCACGGCGGCGGCCGAGCGCACGCCTTTTTCCACCAGGGCATCGATACGGCTCTTGCGCATGGCGATCATGGCGATC is part of the Deltaproteobacteria bacterium genome and encodes:
- a CDS encoding VOC family virulence protein; protein product: MKIVGLDHIVLNVGDIDRSLKFYTEVLGLKGERVDEFRAGKVGFPSVRINQTTIIDLFPRKPGTDKIATDKVDGNLNHFCLVVDKENFVAVLDDLRRGEISVGEGPVSRWGAQGQATSVYFLDPDGNEIEIRCY
- a CDS encoding HlyC/CorC family transporter, translated to MTLDSFWFESLLILVLILANGFFAASEIAMIAMRKSRIDALVEKGVRSAAAVARLKNDPDRFLATVQIGVTIVSSFASALGGATAIGFLKPQIAELPIPLVARWAEAIALLIVVLPISYLSLVLGELVPKSLALRFSEQIACGVARPIELLARLSSFFVKILMASSNFVLRIFGGSDSGHASFISVDEVKSLIREGAAQGIFNETERQLIHSVFEFSDTPVKAVMKPRTEIHAIEVHASLAEVAKNIVDCGFSRIPVYEGELDKIIGILYNKDVFKALQERSDFHIRDHLHQAFFVPSTLPTSELLKQLQRRHLAMALVVNEFGEVEGVVTLEDLVEEIVGEIRDEYDREERGPVERLPDGSMVIQGSAMLKDLRADFDLPFEESPDYHTLAGFMLERLKRIPRGGEWVEEFGYKLTIVDMEGRRIVKIKVEKAAVA